One genomic segment of Arachis duranensis cultivar V14167 chromosome 4, aradu.V14167.gnm2.J7QH, whole genome shotgun sequence includes these proteins:
- the LOC107482576 gene encoding LOW QUALITY PROTEIN: uncharacterized protein At5g49945 (The sequence of the model RefSeq protein was modified relative to this genomic sequence to represent the inferred CDS: substituted 2 bases at 2 genomic stop codons), producing the protein MNSKVSLSNILPPILILSSSHSNFTFSLTPLNALSDHNASVSDPTSPPTQPDAKRPRSFTVEIVCISFLIMFAINYFTGKRENENIALSWAAQFAAKDSIFEKNFSLLGIGDGGDDSPLLLKEGQTTFKFYASGRRYCQGLLATLELKSRHDLIARIYNMVVPTRDEISFEVYMNDDAMDHVVFAMAKKKAAKAMHKDVKDLQRFAGFVSAPNGRKWITDDLAVISESKEVAGELITDAVIDQVFGEKAFEKYGKSLISLHFSDQHPGRHRKVLMFKFALPSAKNMADMTRLVXXXXYYLSLVSDXTLCIIXARSKTETARQKAAQEAQKELRNAQQEAMQRRKAERKKMMEEAEAKLSAEAIRKKEAKERARQMKKAMPRMKMARGA; encoded by the exons ATGAATTCGAAGGTCTCCCTATCGAACATCCTTCCTCCAATTTTAATACTTTCTAGTTCCCACTCCAATTTCACTTTCTCTCTCACCCCTTTAAATGCTCTCTCCGATCACAATGCTTCCGTCTCCGATCCCACTTCCCCTCCCACCCAACCCGACGCCAAGCGTCCTCGCTCCTTCACCGTGGAGATCGTATGCATCTCTTTCCTCATCATGTTCGCCATCAACTACTTCACCGGAAAGCGCGAGAACGAGAACATAGCCCTCTCTTGGGCCGCGCAGTTCGCCGCCAAGGACTCCATCTTCGAGAAGAATTTCAGCCTCCTCGGCATCGGCGATGGCGGCGACGACTCTCCACTCCTCCTGAAAGAAGGACAAACCACCTTCAAGTTTTACGCCAGCGGCCGCAGGTACTGCCAGGGCCTTCTGGCCACACTGGAGCTCAAGAGCCGCCACGATCTCATCGCCAGAATCTACAACATGGTGGTTCCTACCAGGGACGAGATCAGCTTCGAGGTTTACATGAACGACGACGCCATGGATCACGTGGTCTTCGCcatggccaagaagaaggctgCCAAGGCCATGCACAAGGATGTCAAGGACTTGCAGAGGTTCGCCGGTTTCGTCTCCGCCCCAAACGGCCGCAAGTGGATTACTGACGATTTGGCTGTGATTTCTGAGTCCAAGGAAGTTGCTGGCGAGTTGATCACCGATGCTGTCATTGATCAG GTGTTTGGTGAAAAAGCTTTTGAGAAATATGGGAAAAGTTTAATTTCCTTGCATTTCTCCGACCAACACCCTGGCAGACACAGGAAGGTACTGATGTTCAAGTTTGCGCTTCCATCTGCTAAAAATATGGCTGATATGACTCGACTGGTGGNNNNNNNNN tatactatTTGTCTTTGGTCTCTGATTGAACCTTGTGCATTATTTAGGCTCGGTCCAAGACGGAGACGGCCCGACAAAAGGCTGCTCAAGAGGCTCAAAAAGAACTCCGAAATGCTCAGCAAGAGGCCATGCAGAGAAGAAAAGCAGAGAGGAAAAAGATGATGGAGGAGGCTGAGGCAAAGCTCAGCGCGGAGGCTATTCGAAAGAAGGAGGCAAAAGAGCGCGCCCGCCAAATGAAAAAGGCAATGCCAAGGATGAAAATGGCTCGCGGTGCCTAA